Sequence from the Pontibacter pudoricolor genome:
TTTTTTTGTATAGGATGGGATACACTCTATAAAAACTGTTCCTGGGGCACGGTATTTCAGACAAGGGAATTTGTAGCAAATTGGTATAAACATTACAGTACGGATTATCTGCCAGTTATAGTAAAACAAACAGAAGGCAACTCCCTAACCGGGCTATTAACACTGGCCAAAGACACACAAGGCAACATCGTTGGCGCAGGTTCAAATCAGGCAGAGTACCAGGTATGGCTTACAACAGAAAGTGAGAAGAGCTCATTTATTAATGATGCCTTTCACAAGTTGCGAAACGCGTTACCTAAAGCAGAAATTACACTGAAATATGTGCCTGGCAATGCACCAGTTCAGCAGGTAATTTCAGACGACTATTGGAAAAGATTTTGTTTTAGCAAAAAAGTTGAACAGCCTCTACTTGTAATTGATAAGGAGCAAATAACCCGGGAGTTAAAAAAGAAGAACAGAAGAGAAAAGATCAACAGGTTAAAGAGATTTGGGAACCTTAAATTTGAGCAGATAACAGATCGTCAGGAGTTTATTAACATTCTTGATGAATTAGCTATTCAGAGTGATTTTCGTAAGGGAGCAATGTATAACAAAACTGTTTTCATGGATGATCCTTACCGAAAACCCTTCCTCCTATCCTTATTCGACAGCGCACTACTCCATACTACTTTATTAAAACTAGACGAGAAAATAATTGCTTCTAATATTGGAGCTGCTAGCAAAGGATGGGTGCACCTGCAAGGTATAAATACCCACTCTCCTATTTATGCCAAGTATTCACCCGGCATCTTGCACTTTTTAATGCTTGGCCAACTATTAGCAGAAAATGGCTATAGTGTGTTTGATCTGACGCCTGGCAGAAACGCCTACAAAGATAGCCTAGCAACAACTTATACTAATGCTTTTGAATTAACTATAGGCAACAAGCACAGCTCAGCAAACAAAAGTCTGAACTATAAAATAGCTGAATGTTTAAAATATGCTCTGTCAAAACTGGGAGTAAAACATAATACCGTCAGAGACCTTAAGCAAACCGGCACCATATTCAGGAGTAAGTTAAAAGCATTAAGAAAAGCAGATATTAATTTTTTAGCAAAATCCGGCCTGTATAGTCTGAGATGGGGAGCTAAACCAAGTTTTTACTTCTATAGAGTAAAGGGACGTGCAACCTTACCTAGAATAAAGCTAAACAAAGATAATCTAGGAGACCTCTTAAAGTATGACCAAACCGGCTCCACTTTTACCAGATGGGAATTTCTTATGCAAGCTATGAAGCGGTTTGAAGCAGGACAACATGTGTATACCTGGTGCAAAGATGGCCAATTGCTTGCATGTGCCTGGCAAAGTGAACACAAAAACACCTGTTTACAGAGGTATGAGGTTCCTGAGTTTCCTGACAAGGCGGATGTCTTACATGACTTTTACATTAAACCAGCTGCAACTCATATAAACCATTTTGTAGAAGGTATCATACATGAAGTGATTACGGAGTTCGGCAGTTGTTATGTAATTTCCTCATCACATAATAGAAAGCTTTGCAAGATATTAGAAGCAATATAAAACTAGGGCAGACTATACTCCCACTATATTAATCGAATTATTATCATCAGATCCCCTCTCCGGTTTAAGGCCTAAAACAT
This genomic interval carries:
- a CDS encoding GNAT family N-acetyltransferase translates to MHKDSIVGPEAKLPVLASITELLIGNQVFDLLSDPFFCIGWDTLYKNCSWGTVFQTREFVANWYKHYSTDYLPVIVKQTEGNSLTGLLTLAKDTQGNIVGAGSNQAEYQVWLTTESEKSSFINDAFHKLRNALPKAEITLKYVPGNAPVQQVISDDYWKRFCFSKKVEQPLLVIDKEQITRELKKKNRREKINRLKRFGNLKFEQITDRQEFINILDELAIQSDFRKGAMYNKTVFMDDPYRKPFLLSLFDSALLHTTLLKLDEKIIASNIGAASKGWVHLQGINTHSPIYAKYSPGILHFLMLGQLLAENGYSVFDLTPGRNAYKDSLATTYTNAFELTIGNKHSSANKSLNYKIAECLKYALSKLGVKHNTVRDLKQTGTIFRSKLKALRKADINFLAKSGLYSLRWGAKPSFYFYRVKGRATLPRIKLNKDNLGDLLKYDQTGSTFTRWEFLMQAMKRFEAGQHVYTWCKDGQLLACAWQSEHKNTCLQRYEVPEFPDKADVLHDFYIKPAATHINHFVEGIIHEVITEFGSCYVISSSHNRKLCKILEAI